The following are encoded together in the Holophagales bacterium genome:
- a CDS encoding ATP-dependent DNA helicase: MPIRVDLASRTVTLSPGALLAPTARRIGDGRGDAMERRWIGQAVHRRVLSDALATIPGYAVEKAVRLTFPVDGFTAILEGRLDGRFEDEDGTTVVDEVKSVHFAEELPRLLGSPRLDRFARQLQWYLLAVSRTEGRPVRGRLVLADIETGDTSLVPVPLDQGEVEADLVERVRGALAAFFGELALAEAKAAEADDLVFPFGRFRPGQREMMAAVARAVRSGEQLLVEAPTGIGKTAAALLPMLVEALRQGRKLYVLTSKTTQQEIFRKTLEAIASSSARSVRLRAKERMCANGVVLCHEDHCAYARDYAAKLDASGLLDRLLAVTPHLEPDFIFEESRAEEVCPFEVSLELAERADVVLGDYNYAFDPVVALSGLRDPASLEGALLLVDEVHNLVDRGRAIWSPELSETEVRRLSEVIGTTNPRTAAAAQEAAAEVLALVHEAASALGPSSDPWNPATELVPLDLDRLDDVRLSMESLLVRHLADLRNGADRVPDDPVLGLYFLFAGFHDVARRAAPAGRLAEAFDLIASRGPGGARLSILCKDPSRLLAETFDAAFATVGMSATLSPPEFYRDLLGFDHDRTSVLLLPSPFPRENRVVVVAPHVDTTWKGRAAAMPEIARVVAEIADACPGNVLALFPSYRFVDDARALLPPLPGHRVLRPSDRSTELERNAVLDALREDKSRILLLAVSGGPFAEGVDYPGEMLHGVVVVSPALPQVRFEQERMRLYFEERYGRGFEYAYVIPGMTRVVQSAGRVIRSETDVGVIALVCRRFLQNPYRKFLPSHWYDESPAELACTAPREPVRAFFDRAFALPAAVSPAGAPPLLPGAGKGKGPARRRGRKVSEEN; the protein is encoded by the coding sequence GTGCCGATCCGGGTCGACCTCGCCTCCAGGACCGTGACGCTCTCTCCGGGCGCGCTCCTCGCCCCCACCGCCCGCCGCATCGGGGACGGCCGGGGCGATGCGATGGAGCGGCGCTGGATCGGCCAGGCGGTTCACCGCCGCGTCCTCTCGGACGCGCTCGCCACGATTCCCGGCTACGCGGTGGAGAAAGCCGTCCGCCTCACGTTCCCCGTCGACGGCTTCACGGCGATCCTGGAGGGACGTCTCGACGGCCGCTTCGAGGACGAGGACGGAACGACCGTCGTGGACGAGGTGAAGTCGGTCCACTTCGCCGAGGAGCTGCCGCGCCTGCTCGGGTCGCCGCGCCTGGACCGCTTCGCCAGGCAGCTCCAGTGGTACCTCCTCGCCGTCTCGAGAACGGAGGGCCGCCCCGTCCGAGGGCGCCTCGTCCTCGCCGACATCGAGACGGGCGACACGAGTCTCGTTCCGGTCCCGCTGGACCAGGGCGAGGTCGAGGCGGACCTCGTCGAAAGGGTCCGGGGCGCCCTCGCGGCGTTCTTCGGAGAGCTCGCGCTCGCCGAGGCCAAGGCGGCCGAGGCCGACGACCTCGTCTTTCCGTTCGGCCGTTTCCGCCCCGGGCAGCGCGAGATGATGGCGGCCGTGGCCCGGGCGGTGCGCTCCGGCGAGCAGCTCCTCGTCGAAGCGCCGACGGGCATCGGAAAGACCGCGGCAGCCCTCCTGCCGATGCTCGTGGAGGCGCTGAGGCAGGGCCGCAAGCTCTACGTCCTGACGTCGAAGACGACCCAGCAGGAGATCTTCCGCAAGACTCTGGAGGCGATCGCCTCGTCCTCGGCCCGCTCGGTCCGCCTGCGCGCCAAGGAGAGGATGTGCGCCAACGGCGTCGTCCTCTGCCACGAGGACCACTGCGCGTACGCGAGGGATTACGCCGCCAAGCTCGACGCCTCCGGCCTCCTCGACCGGCTTCTCGCCGTCACGCCCCACCTCGAGCCCGACTTCATCTTCGAGGAATCGCGGGCCGAGGAAGTCTGTCCGTTCGAGGTCTCGCTCGAGCTGGCGGAGCGGGCCGACGTCGTCCTCGGTGACTACAACTACGCGTTCGACCCCGTCGTCGCACTGTCGGGACTGCGCGATCCGGCCTCGCTCGAGGGGGCGCTCCTGCTCGTCGACGAAGTCCACAACCTCGTCGACCGCGGCCGGGCCATCTGGTCTCCGGAGCTCTCCGAGACCGAGGTGCGGCGCCTCTCCGAGGTCATCGGCACGACGAACCCCAGGACCGCGGCGGCGGCGCAGGAGGCGGCAGCGGAGGTCCTCGCCCTCGTCCACGAAGCCGCTTCGGCGCTCGGGCCCTCGAGCGACCCGTGGAACCCGGCCACCGAGCTCGTCCCGCTCGACCTCGACCGGCTCGACGACGTGCGTCTCTCGATGGAGTCTCTCCTCGTCCGCCATCTCGCCGACCTGAGGAACGGGGCCGACCGCGTCCCCGACGACCCGGTCCTCGGCCTCTACTTCCTTTTCGCGGGGTTCCACGACGTGGCCCGGCGGGCCGCGCCGGCGGGCCGCCTCGCCGAGGCGTTCGACCTCATCGCCTCCCGCGGGCCCGGCGGAGCACGCCTCTCGATTCTCTGCAAGGACCCGTCGCGCCTCCTCGCCGAGACGTTCGACGCCGCCTTCGCGACGGTCGGCATGTCGGCGACGCTGAGCCCTCCCGAGTTCTACCGCGACCTCCTCGGCTTCGACCACGACCGGACCTCCGTCCTCCTGCTCCCCTCTCCGTTTCCACGCGAGAACCGCGTCGTCGTCGTCGCGCCACACGTCGACACGACCTGGAAAGGGCGGGCGGCCGCGATGCCAGAGATCGCCCGCGTCGTCGCGGAGATCGCCGACGCCTGTCCCGGGAACGTCCTCGCACTCTTCCCTTCGTATCGCTTCGTCGACGACGCCAGAGCTCTCCTGCCGCCCCTGCCGGGGCACCGCGTCCTGCGCCCGTCGGACCGTTCCACCGAGCTGGAGAGGAACGCCGTTCTCGACGCGCTACGGGAAGACAAGTCGCGGATCCTCCTGCTCGCCGTCTCCGGCGGTCCGTTCGCCGAGGGGGTCGACTACCCCGGCGAGATGCTCCACGGAGTCGTCGTCGTCTCCCCCGCTCTCCCGCAGGTCCGCTTCGAGCAGGAACGCATGCGCCTCTACTTCGAGGAGCGCTACGGCCGCGGCTTCGAGTACGCCTACGTCATCCCGGGAATGACGAGGGTGGTCCAGAGCGCAGGTCGTGTGATCCGGTCGGAGACCGACGTCGGCGTCATCGCTCTCGTCTGCCGCCGTTTCCTGCAGAACCCTTACAGGAAGTTCCTGCCGTCCCACTGGTACGACGAGAGCCCCGCGGAGCTCGCCTGCACAGCGCCGCGCGAGCCGGTCCGCGCTTTCTTCGACAGGGCCTTCGCTCTGCCTGCGGCCGTTTCCCCGGCCGGTGCCCCGCCGCTTCTGCCCGGTGCCGGAAAAGGAAAAGGCCCCGCGCGACGGCGGGGCCGGAAGGTGTCGGAGGAAAACTGA
- a CDS encoding histone deacetylase has product MTDPLRIYHDPLVLRHGTGAFHPEGPERVVSVVKALETGGFGMRRPPSPERTWSSLSLVHDPAYVERVREAASRGPEELGRPFTLFDSPDNPMSRSTYDVSERTVGLLLAAVDDVMTGATRRGFVVTRPPGHHARAAEAMGFCFFNAVAVAARDAQRRHGADRVLVADFDVHHGNGTQETFWEDGSVAYLSVHRYPFYPGTGSRDETGSGPGLGLTANVPVGAGAGDDAYAGGFEASLDALLRRFRPDLVLVSAGFDAHRSDPLGGMRLSGKGFARMTKALVAAADTFASGRLVSVLEGGYDPAGTAEGALAHARAAGESREPPH; this is encoded by the coding sequence GTGACGGACCCGCTTCGCATCTACCACGACCCGCTCGTCCTGCGGCACGGGACCGGGGCGTTTCATCCAGAGGGGCCAGAGCGGGTCGTCTCGGTCGTGAAGGCGCTCGAGACCGGCGGGTTCGGGATGCGGCGGCCCCCGTCTCCCGAGCGAACGTGGAGCTCCCTGTCGCTCGTCCACGACCCCGCGTACGTCGAGCGGGTCCGCGAGGCTGCTTCTCGCGGCCCGGAAGAGCTCGGCCGGCCCTTCACGCTGTTCGATTCCCCGGACAACCCGATGTCCCGCTCGACGTACGACGTTTCCGAGCGGACCGTCGGGCTCCTGCTCGCAGCCGTCGACGACGTGATGACGGGGGCGACCCGGCGCGGCTTCGTCGTGACGCGGCCGCCCGGACATCACGCCCGGGCGGCGGAGGCGATGGGCTTCTGTTTCTTCAACGCCGTCGCCGTGGCGGCGCGGGACGCCCAGCGGCGCCACGGTGCCGACAGGGTCCTGGTGGCCGACTTCGACGTCCACCACGGAAACGGGACTCAGGAGACGTTCTGGGAGGACGGCAGCGTCGCGTACCTCTCGGTTCACCGGTATCCCTTCTATCCGGGGACCGGGAGCAGGGACGAGACGGGATCCGGCCCGGGGCTCGGCCTGACGGCGAACGTCCCGGTCGGCGCCGGTGCCGGCGACGACGCGTACGCGGGTGGGTTTGAGGCGTCTCTGGACGCCCTGCTCAGGCGCTTTCGGCCCGACCTCGTTCTCGTCAGCGCCGGTTTCGACGCCCACCGCTCCGATCCCCTCGGCGGCATGAGGCTGTCCGGGAAGGGGTTCGCCCGGATGACGAAGGCTCTCGTCGCAGCGGCCGACACCTTCGCTTCCGGCCGCCTCGTTTCGGTTCTCGAGGGGGGCTACGACCCGGCGGGGACGGCCGAGGGGGCGCTCGCTCACGCCCGGGCCGCCGGAGAATCCCGCGAACCCCCGCATTGA
- a CDS encoding flippase-like domain-containing protein has product MSKTAANALRIAVSLGLAALLLWLFFRNLDLAELAKTLSAAHPGWLALALAITLFNFPFRSWRWTRLLHHVQHVPQREALSATCIGFAASVLLPARAGEIVRPAVLSRRTGLPFAPALASIAVERLIDLVAVVFLFVVYAIGGWEPADLPAEAHGRLELLRRSAFLLGTATLVVFAGLGLLAARPHLADGFLGPLERRLPARIATRVVALLRSFLGGLASIRTGSDVAVMSSSTLVMWLLNVLQFYAVARAFEVVLPFPVFFFVLTWAVLGLAVPTPGGVGGYHAAVAYSLAGFYAVAAAPAAATALVTHAIAFVPVTIAGVAFLAASGLTFRRLAAGPAGTGTGGSSLST; this is encoded by the coding sequence GTGTCGAAGACCGCCGCGAACGCGCTCCGGATCGCCGTCTCCCTGGGGCTGGCGGCTCTTCTGCTCTGGCTCTTCTTCCGCAACCTCGATCTCGCGGAGCTGGCGAAGACTCTGTCGGCCGCCCACCCGGGCTGGCTGGCCCTCGCCCTGGCGATCACCTTGTTCAACTTCCCCTTCCGTTCGTGGCGGTGGACGCGGCTTCTCCACCACGTCCAGCACGTCCCCCAGCGCGAGGCCCTCTCGGCCACGTGCATCGGATTCGCGGCGTCCGTCCTCCTTCCGGCCAGGGCCGGAGAGATCGTCCGGCCGGCGGTCCTCTCCCGGCGGACCGGCCTTCCCTTTGCGCCCGCGCTCGCCTCGATCGCCGTGGAGCGTCTCATCGATCTCGTCGCGGTCGTCTTCCTGTTCGTCGTCTATGCCATCGGCGGCTGGGAGCCGGCCGACCTTCCGGCCGAAGCCCACGGTCGGCTCGAGCTCCTGCGCCGCTCCGCGTTTCTCCTCGGCACGGCAACCCTCGTCGTCTTCGCCGGTCTCGGCCTCCTCGCGGCCAGGCCGCACCTGGCCGACGGGTTCCTCGGTCCGCTCGAGCGTCGGCTCCCGGCCCGGATCGCGACCCGGGTCGTCGCGCTCCTGCGCTCGTTCCTGGGTGGACTCGCGTCGATCCGCACGGGCAGCGACGTGGCCGTCATGAGCTCCTCCACGCTCGTGATGTGGCTCCTGAACGTCCTCCAGTTCTACGCGGTGGCGCGAGCGTTCGAAGTGGTGCTGCCATTCCCGGTGTTCTTCTTCGTCCTGACGTGGGCCGTCCTCGGCCTCGCCGTCCCGACCCCCGGAGGTGTCGGCGGCTACCACGCGGCCGTCGCCTACTCCCTGGCGGGCTTCTACGCCGTGGCGGCCGCGCCCGCGGCCGCCACGGCGCTCGTGACGCACGCCATCGCCTTCGTTCCGGTCACGATCGCGGGCGTCGCGTTCCTCGCCGCCAGCGGTCTGACGTTCCGGCGGCTCGCCGCCGGGCCTGCCGGGACCGGCACGGGCGGGAGTAGTCTCTCCACGTGA
- the nrdR gene encoding transcriptional repressor NrdR, whose protein sequence is MKCPFCDGVADKVVDSRESREGEVIRRRRECLACQRRFTSYERVEEAPLVVVKSDGRREEFDRAKILRGLRRACEKRPVEPSRLEALCDEVEGLFPTREPRELKTGEIGAHLMDRLREVDQVAFVRFASVYRRFEDAGDFVEEVETLLSDARDASRRSR, encoded by the coding sequence GTGAAGTGCCCCTTCTGCGACGGCGTCGCCGACAAGGTGGTCGATTCCCGCGAGAGCCGGGAGGGTGAGGTCATTCGCAGGCGCCGCGAGTGCCTCGCCTGCCAGAGGCGCTTCACGTCCTACGAACGGGTCGAGGAGGCGCCGCTCGTCGTCGTGAAGAGCGACGGACGGCGCGAGGAGTTCGACCGCGCGAAGATCCTCAGGGGCCTCCGCAGGGCCTGCGAGAAGCGACCGGTGGAGCCGTCCCGTCTCGAGGCGCTCTGCGACGAGGTGGAAGGCCTCTTCCCGACCCGCGAGCCGCGCGAGCTGAAGACCGGGGAGATCGGGGCCCACCTCATGGACCGCCTCAGGGAGGTGGACCAGGTCGCCTTCGTGAGGTTCGCCTCCGTCTACAGGCGCTTCGAGGACGCGGGCGACTTCGTGGAGGAGGTCGAGACCCTGCTCTCGGACGCGCGCGACGCTTCACGGAGGAGCCGATGA
- a CDS encoding Hsp20/alpha crystallin family protein → MTKGRPQVRWAFSSGAGDPGAPPPHLPPVDVVEHAHGWRLVFEIPGTDPASVRVDVAGRVVAVRGERRPTERTHGTFLCVERAAGPFERLVELPDELDPDGAAASYADGLLTLEIPRRPASRHRTIPIRPARSVEKK, encoded by the coding sequence ATGACGAAAGGACGCCCCCAGGTCCGGTGGGCTTTCAGCTCCGGAGCGGGTGACCCCGGGGCTCCTCCTCCCCACCTTCCCCCCGTCGACGTCGTCGAGCACGCTCACGGCTGGCGCCTCGTCTTCGAGATCCCGGGGACCGACCCCGCCAGCGTCCGCGTCGACGTCGCGGGGCGCGTCGTCGCCGTTCGCGGCGAGCGGCGACCGACCGAGCGCACGCACGGCACGTTCCTCTGCGTGGAGCGCGCCGCCGGCCCCTTCGAGCGCCTCGTGGAGCTGCCGGACGAGCTCGATCCCGACGGGGCCGCTGCCTCGTACGCAGACGGCCTCCTGACGCTCGAGATCCCCCGCCGCCCGGCGTCGCGGCATCGGACGATCCCGATCCGCCCGGCCCGGAGCGTCGAGAAGAAGTGA
- the lon gene encoding endopeptidase La, whose protein sequence is MPEETANADAVQIPDLLPVLPLKDVVLFPYVIVPLSVSREKSIAAVDAALAEQRILLLLAQKDPSVEDPGPADLYETGTAAAVMRMLKLPDGRIRLLVQGLSRVRVDGYVQESPSLRAKAVRIPEPEAAHSASEEVEALLRAVKEGLEKAVGLGKTISPEVMLVAAGLDDPARLADLAASNLDLKLDEAQKILETLPGVERLKAVLEILRREIRVLTVQQEISGMARGEIDKSQREYFLRQQLKAIQQELGVTDDVAEEVEQYRKKLEGKSLPAEAQEEVDKQLKRLERSNPDSAETAMIRTFLDWITGLPWGVSSQDNLELARARAILDEDHFGLEKPKERILEFLAVRKLAPESKGPILCFVGPPGVGKTSLGKSIARSLDRKFIQMSLGGVRDEAEIRGHRRTYVGALPGRIVQGINQAATSNPVFILDEVDKIGADFRGDPSSALLEVLDPEQNRTFRDHYLGVPYDLSKVLFITTANVLDTIQPAFLDRMEVIRLSGYTLEEKLAIARRHLVPKQLKENGLTAKGLAFPEDALRTVIEEYTREAGLRNLEREIGSCCRKVAVRIASGDARAVKMTPALVRALLGVPKFRSDEALSRNEVGAATGLAWTAVGGDVLIVEARALKGKGRLQLTGQLGDVMKESAQAALTLLRSRAKELGLSSGFFETHDVHVHVPEGAIPKDGPSAGVTMLTAMVSAFTGMPVRRDVAMTGEITLRGEVLPIGGLKEKALAARRAGISTIVLPSRNERDLADIPEDLRRDLRFVFVDRAEQVLEAALVKPRKVRASAPARRTLRGGNRHENAPVRERPPPPLREPLRDAPPGREGGRRRRRRRSRGARIPRRLHGRSRRG, encoded by the coding sequence ATGCCGGAGGAAACCGCGAACGCCGACGCCGTCCAGATCCCGGACCTTCTCCCGGTCCTCCCGCTGAAGGACGTCGTCCTCTTTCCCTACGTCATCGTCCCCCTGTCCGTCTCGCGGGAGAAGTCGATCGCCGCCGTCGACGCGGCCCTCGCCGAACAGCGGATCCTCCTCCTCCTCGCCCAGAAGGACCCCTCCGTCGAGGACCCCGGCCCGGCCGACCTCTACGAGACGGGGACGGCGGCCGCCGTGATGCGGATGCTCAAGCTCCCCGACGGCCGGATCCGCCTCCTCGTTCAGGGACTCTCGCGGGTCCGGGTCGACGGATACGTCCAGGAGAGCCCGTCGCTCCGGGCCAAGGCGGTGAGGATCCCCGAGCCCGAAGCCGCTCACTCCGCATCGGAAGAGGTCGAGGCGCTCCTGCGCGCCGTGAAGGAGGGCCTCGAGAAGGCCGTGGGCCTGGGCAAGACGATCTCGCCCGAGGTCATGCTCGTCGCCGCGGGCCTCGACGACCCCGCCCGCCTCGCCGACCTCGCCGCCTCGAACCTCGACCTGAAGCTCGACGAGGCGCAGAAGATCCTCGAGACCCTCCCTGGCGTCGAGAGGCTGAAGGCGGTCCTCGAGATCCTGCGGCGCGAGATCCGCGTCCTGACCGTCCAGCAGGAGATCTCGGGGATGGCGCGTGGCGAGATCGACAAGAGCCAGCGCGAGTACTTCCTCAGGCAGCAGCTGAAGGCGATCCAGCAGGAGCTCGGGGTCACCGACGACGTGGCCGAGGAGGTCGAGCAGTACCGCAAGAAGCTCGAAGGCAAGTCGCTCCCGGCCGAGGCGCAGGAAGAGGTCGACAAGCAGCTCAAGCGTCTCGAGCGCAGCAACCCCGACTCGGCCGAGACGGCGATGATCCGGACGTTCCTGGACTGGATCACCGGCCTTCCCTGGGGCGTCTCCTCGCAGGACAACCTCGAGCTCGCCCGCGCGCGGGCCATCCTCGACGAGGACCACTTCGGCCTCGAGAAGCCCAAGGAGCGGATCCTCGAGTTCCTCGCCGTGCGCAAGCTCGCGCCCGAGAGCAAGGGACCGATCCTCTGCTTCGTGGGTCCTCCCGGCGTTGGAAAGACGTCCCTCGGGAAGTCGATCGCACGCTCCCTGGACCGGAAGTTCATCCAGATGTCGCTCGGCGGCGTCCGCGACGAAGCCGAGATCCGCGGACACCGGCGGACGTACGTCGGAGCGCTCCCAGGCCGGATCGTCCAGGGGATCAACCAGGCCGCCACCTCGAACCCCGTCTTCATCCTCGACGAGGTCGACAAGATCGGCGCCGACTTCCGCGGTGACCCGTCGTCGGCCCTCCTCGAGGTCCTCGACCCCGAGCAGAACCGCACCTTCCGCGACCATTACCTCGGCGTCCCTTACGACCTCTCGAAGGTCCTCTTCATAACAACGGCGAACGTTCTCGACACGATCCAGCCGGCGTTCCTCGACCGGATGGAGGTCATCCGGCTCTCGGGGTACACGCTCGAGGAGAAGCTCGCGATCGCCAGGCGGCACCTGGTCCCGAAGCAGCTCAAGGAGAACGGCCTCACGGCGAAGGGGCTCGCGTTTCCCGAGGACGCCCTCCGGACCGTGATCGAGGAATACACCCGGGAGGCGGGCCTCCGGAACCTCGAGAGGGAGATCGGGAGCTGCTGCCGGAAGGTGGCCGTGAGGATCGCGTCGGGCGACGCCCGGGCGGTGAAGATGACGCCGGCCCTCGTGCGCGCGCTTCTGGGCGTCCCGAAGTTCCGCAGCGACGAGGCCCTCTCCCGCAACGAGGTCGGCGCGGCGACCGGCCTCGCCTGGACCGCGGTCGGCGGCGACGTCCTGATCGTCGAGGCCCGCGCCCTGAAGGGAAAGGGACGGCTGCAGCTCACGGGCCAGCTCGGCGACGTCATGAAGGAGTCGGCCCAGGCGGCGCTGACGCTGCTGCGGTCGCGGGCGAAGGAGCTGGGCCTCTCTTCGGGCTTCTTCGAAACCCACGACGTGCACGTCCACGTCCCGGAAGGCGCGATCCCGAAAGACGGCCCGTCCGCCGGCGTCACGATGCTCACGGCGATGGTCTCCGCGTTCACCGGGATGCCGGTGCGGCGCGACGTCGCGATGACGGGAGAGATCACGCTGCGGGGAGAGGTGCTCCCGATCGGCGGCCTCAAGGAAAAGGCGCTCGCCGCCCGCCGGGCCGGCATCTCGACGATCGTCCTCCCCTCCCGCAACGAACGGGACCTCGCCGACATCCCGGAAGACCTTCGCCGCGACCTGCGGTTCGTCTTCGTCGATCGCGCCGAACAGGTTCTCGAGGCGGCACTCGTGAAGCCCCGGAAGGTGCGGGCCTCCGCACCCGCCCGGAGAACCCTCCGCGGAGGAAACCGGCATGAGAACGCTCCCGTCCGAGAACGACCTCCTCCGCCGCTTCGAGAGCCTCTTCGCGACGCGCCGCCGGGACGTGAAGGTGGGCGTCGGCGACGACGCCGCCGTTCTCGCGGCGCCCGCATCCCTCGCCGTCTGCACGGACGCTCTCGTCGAGGGTGA
- a CDS encoding DUF2062 domain-containing protein: MTFRGPDPHGRDDPAREPGETRHPAAPLPSGTGWFGRFKSQFLEMLGRHDEPERVAASFAIGVAIAFTPLLGFHWIIAVLVAILLKLNKLDVFLGTLVVNPLTLGPVSAVALPLGRLVVRARQEAVTIMPWGDLLRPASWAQAAPAMRTIGLQWAIGMFTLSIFFGALTYLALVRILRSRRARVALIPPDFAD, from the coding sequence GTGACGTTTCGGGGCCCTGACCCGCACGGTCGCGACGATCCGGCCCGCGAGCCGGGGGAAACGAGACATCCGGCCGCGCCCCTGCCGTCCGGGACCGGCTGGTTCGGGCGATTCAAGTCACAGTTCCTCGAGATGCTCGGCCGGCACGACGAGCCGGAACGCGTCGCCGCGTCCTTCGCGATCGGGGTCGCCATCGCCTTCACGCCGCTCCTGGGCTTCCACTGGATCATCGCCGTCCTCGTCGCGATCCTCCTGAAGCTCAACAAGCTCGACGTCTTCCTCGGAACGCTCGTCGTCAATCCGCTGACCCTGGGTCCGGTCAGCGCGGTCGCCCTGCCGCTCGGCCGCCTCGTCGTCCGCGCGCGGCAGGAGGCCGTCACGATCATGCCGTGGGGCGACCTGCTGCGGCCCGCCTCGTGGGCGCAGGCCGCGCCCGCGATGAGGACGATCGGGCTCCAGTGGGCGATCGGCATGTTCACCCTGTCGATTTTCTTCGGGGCGCTGACGTACCTCGCCCTCGTGAGGATCCTGCGGAGCCGACGCGCCCGCGTAGCGCTGATCCCTCCCGACTTCGCGGACTGA